ttctgatgcatatgtgacgacactgaaggaacttcaagctcgactgagtcgtgttcgaccacatcggcaaaagcaggatgttttgctgttgcacgacaatataCGGCCaattgtcagtcaaaaaaccacggaagcgatcacaaaactgggatggacaacactgaaacacccgccttacagtcctgacctggctgcaCGTGACGATCATCTCTCTGGGAAACTCAAAGACTctgttcgtggaacaaggtttcaaaatgatgactcccttgtgcacgctgccaaacagtggctccaacgggttggtccagaattttaccgtgcgggtatacaggcgctggtttcaagatggcgtaaggcagttgagagggatggaaattatgtggagaaatgaagatattgttcctaaaggacgtatctaaacactgtaaaactttcaaacatgtacactattggccattaaatttgctacaccaagaagaaatgcagatgataagcaccaagaagaaatgcagatgataaacgggtattcattggacaaatatattatattagaatgacatgtgattacattttcaagcaaatttgggtgcatagatcctgggaaatcagtacccagaacaaccacctcaggctgcaataacggccctgatacgcctgggcattgagtcaaacagagcttggatggcgtgtacagctacagctgctcatgcagcttcaacacgataccacagttcatcaagagtaatgactggcgtattgtgacgagccagttgctcggccaccattgaccagacgttttcaattggtgagagatctggagaatgtactggccagggcagcagtcgaacattttttgtatccagaaaggcccatacaggacctgcaacatgcggtcgtgcattatcctgctgaaatgtagggtttcgcagggatcaaaagaggggtagagtcacgggtcgtaacacatctgaaatgtaacgtccactgtccaaagggccatcaatgcgaacaagaggtgaccgagacgtgtaaacaatggcatcccataccatgaacgccgggtgatacgccactatggcgatgacgaatacacgcctccgaTGTGTGtgcaccacgatgtcgccaaacacggatgcgaccatcatgatgctgtaaacagaacctgtattcacccgaaaaaatgacgttttgccattcgtgcacccaggttcgtcgttgagtacatcatcgcaggcgctcctgtctgtgatgcagcgtcaagggtaagcgcagccatggtctccgagctgatagtctatgctgctgcaaacgtcgtccaactgttcatgcagatggttgttgtcttgcaaacgtcaccatctgttgtctcagagatcgagacgtggctgcacaatccgttacagccatgcggataagatacctgtcatctcgactgccagtgaaacgaggccgttgggatccagcacggcgttccgtattaccctcctgaacccaccgatttcatattctgctatcagtcattggatctcgaccaacgcgagcagcaatgtcgcgatacgataaaccgcaatcgcgatagactacaatccgacctttatcaaagtcataaacgtgatggtacgcatttctcctccttacatgaggcatcacaacaacgtttcaccaggcaacgccggtcaaatgctgtttgtgtatgagatatcggttggaaattttcctcatttcagcacattgtaggtgtcgccaccggcgccagccttgtgtgaatgctctgaaaagttaatcatttgcatatcacagcatcttcttcctgtcggttaaatttcgtgcctgtagcacgtcatcttcgtggtgtagcaattttaatggccagtagtgtagaatgaaagatggatttaaaagaaatagtgtgcatttcttttggagtgaccctcgtatatgtgcatatcgctgccccatgacttacgaacaccacttcactgccatcacTTGCGTCTGTGTTGGTGGCTCACATAGCCACGTGGTTCCAGTTCCACGCCGTTGACAGCACACCAAAGGAGAGCGACTTAACAGTTTGTCTTTGCCCTTAGTCAGAAACTGAAATGCAAACAttggtttttgtttgttgttgacataCAGTTTTATGTTTTCTTTACAGAGATTATGATGATTTCGAACAGGACAATGTAGAGAGCGAATTTGACCtgtcagggtagccgagagcgctactgcgcttcttcctggactcgtacaggcgtgccggccccggatctaatccgcccggcggattaacgacgagagtccgtgtaccggccagcctggatgtggtttttaggcggttttccacatcccgctaggtgaatacctggctggtccccactttccgcctcggttacacgcgtcgcagacatatggaacacgttcgcactatttcacgatttacactagatgcagccagctggggtacactgattccatccctgggggttcgcggtggcagcaggaagggcaacCGGCCACCCCTAAAACTTACCTTGCGAAATCCGTTctcaccacgccgaccctgcgatcgctgtgggactatggcgtaagggaaacaagaagaagaaagaagaatgtaGAGAGCGTATTTACTAGgaaagtttacatttatttacatgtttgTTGTCAACTGTGTTACATAATGATATTTCGTGATGACAAGATTGGATTGTTGAACAAGCAGATCTACTGGCCGGAGCTGTCGTCGCCGTCGGCTGGACGGATGCAGTGGACGCCCCGGTAGCAGTACCACCGGCACCGGTGCGGCCAGTCGGCGATCTCCATCAGCGCCCAGCGGCCCGGGCTCAGCGTTTTCTTGAGCTGGTTGTGCGCCAGCAGGCGGTACTCGGCCGCCAGCATGCCCGTCCTCACGCCCTCGTCCAGTAGCCACCGCAGAGCCGACGACATCTGCCTGGTCACGTTGTGCTCCGCGTAGTTGCCGATTAGCGCCACCTCCACTTTGCAGCTCTGCACGAAACTACTACTGGTGTTCGTGCCGTTCCAGCCCCGGCCCTCGTAGATATTGCCGCTGCTGTCGATCAAGAAATTGTAGGAGATCTCCGGCTGCTGATACTTCTGCCAGTGCAGCTCCTGCGAACAAGGAAGACTTCTTGACTggggggaaaaacgcaattatggagTGACACAAGTTTCAGTTCTGGATCCACTATCTATGTATGCtgccttgaaaggtctctgttggattcctttcatgttaatttcttaaatctgttgtcatttgcggcatacattccacttctaaatttactgtggtgtgtctgactctatctgggaggagactgagcagtggaacgtgttacttttacacataaacaagaacgatctgtcacactactacactttaaaacacaggttatatgtaattcatgtcacacagtctcataaagaacctacatccgctttcttttatatactgtgtatgataagatactgtcatcctccttcccttctgtgtgaaaggatgaatgagcaaatgtatttctacttgcatgcttgatggtagcagacaagcctgtctgctagagaatagTGGGACCAACGTcgcaacaggtagctacgctttctaaaagcaaagaggtttctattcttagtatggtcctgtctgtcccttgtcatgttggtataggaagctgcctctctggtcacttccgtttgtatctgtgaagcaccctcgttAGGGGCCCAcaccagtctgtctgcggcgagcgtctgaagtggtaagatctccggctaaacgcgtctctgctaagtccgtaagacaatagatttcttaagttcagcctaactggaaatttaatcacctttgtttcaggtttggATGTAAAATATCTTATGTCATCTTAAATTGCaccgcagtgtaattcgagtgtgaagttcaaaatatcttccagtagttgctttgtcactactttgtgagcaaagtggaaccacgtgttgatgaaccgtaactctaactaagatcatcaatcttaaatgcgaatgtgcgtgagattataacgtctcgtcttgataatatttttcaatatagcaacttttctttatgttcaacccacgtggggtgtactttgtgagaccagtaccacgtgcttatataattgtttgacccatcagattaatagtaagacgatagtaaccagttcgaggtttttcttttgtaaattgcgtttcgatgtaatttattttaattatcaaaattattgtggagttacactctttgtgtaaaccaagttgaccacgtgaagcatgtggtgtaatcatcaaagtagctctcagctattcttttcgggaagatttcacagagagttactatgaatttagtataccagtgtgtggtaatttcatgatggacaggattgcgctacgaacgtaacttctttgggtgaaaattgaatcggttggttgtggttaatttcctctttcatatgtttcaacgttcttcatgtgttattttatgaatgcagtgttgtatgcagtctcccaatcttggctccatatttgatgtgttccgtaagattacaaactcgcagtttcacaatcctaaataaggcaccagtttagttacgaatcaagtttaatatgctgaaattttaacggaacaatgatcaatgttaaaataaatgtccaaatataaaccgatttatatatatatatatatatcaccggttgtcataagatgactattaaaagattatgattaatgttagtctggtgggaatttggtaagctacactcgatacctggtgaaacagttgctcagtaatgcaaggttaacttccccagatagctcatagcttttaacccgcttttattgtcttgaatatcagcaccactttcagaactacttaatgcatcaacatttcaGCCtttcataaagaaaagaaaaacaagcgTCCAAATTCAGCCTCCAGAccgctttcctttatttccatatgACCGGTTTCGCGCAAGCTGCCGATCATCAGatctttttcaaaaattattttgtagttATAATTGGTGCATATTACAAGTGGTTTAAAATTTAAGTTCAGAAAGCTTCAGCGTTCTTAAGACATTACTTCTAATAGAAATTTGTTGTACATATCATCTGATACAGGTGCAGAGTAACCTGGCGAATATGAAATTGAAAGTCCACCGTCATAGCTACCCATACACTAGTCTACTGAGGCTTCATATACTTTTTTAAGAAGCCTCATTGGTGCAACATATACAGCACTAATGTAATTCGTAAGAAAAGTTCCTGTGTATAACATTAAACACTGATGTGGAATTTAATAGCAATAAAATATTCTAAATGAACTTTATACACAAATTATCAAAACATCTGCTGCGCTAATATAATTCAAATGCTtcgagaatcagattttcactctgcagcggagtgtgcgctgatatgaaacttcctggcagattaaaactgtgtgccggactgagactccaactcgggacctggcccgcgaaaggcaaaggtcccgagttcgagtctcggtccggcacacagttttaatctgccaggaagtttcataattcaaatggttcaaatggctctgagcattatgggacttatcatctgaggtcatcagtcccctagagcttagaactacttaaacataactaacctaaggacatcacacacatccatgcctgtggcgggattagaacctgcgaccgtagcagtcgcacggttccagagtgaagcgcctagaaccgctcgtccacaccggcggGCGCAATATAGTTCTTAAAAAAAAGTTCCTACGTATAACATAAAACAGTGATGTGGAAATTAATagcattacaatatttttaaaagaactttataaaacaattatcaaaaaaattttaaaatatttcttctagGGAAGCAAGAGATGCAAAGTTTGTAGCGTTTGAAAGTGCCCTTTGTGAACTGATGTAATTGATAGAAAGGTTCCTCAATGTAACGTCGATGAGggaattattattgttaaaaagttCGAAAAAGCTTTAAAACAAGTCAACAGTATCTTTTACagtttttataataataatgtcgtCATTAATGCTTCATTTGTTACATTTAGGAACATCTTTTCAGTGTTATATCGGTCCATAGGGGGCACTTTCAAGTGCTACAAAAGTTTCGCGGGCTGgaatacatataaaaatatctcaAAGAAATTTTGATGATTGCTTTACAAAatgcttttaaaatattttaatgctaTTAAATTACACAACAACAGTGTTTCATGTTAGAAGCATTTCTTATGAATTACATCAGTCCAGTCTCTACAAATAGAGGAGGCTTTTCAGCGCTGAGGTGTTGCTCAAATGACGttacttaaaaaaaaagtataaagCTGCAGCAAGTTAGTCTACGGCTAgttatgaaaatgaaatttcagTTCCACACTctacaggttactctgtaactacaacataAGGTACGTTGCAGAAACTTATAACTAATTTCTTAAGAATGTAGGAGCTTTTCGAACTTAAATTCTGAACCATTTGTaatttgaaccaattttaattacaaaatattttttgtaatagatgtgaagATGGGCAGTTCGCCATAAAACAGTTATATGGAAATAAAGGTAAGCTACCTGGAGACTAAATCTGGACACATTTTTATAAGTAACGATCGCGGTAACTCCATGAAGACGAATAAGTCTAGTTTTGATAAAATtgcctttcattcagttcataTAATGCAGAATTATTTCTCTTTGCGGGTACAATGACAGTTTAAAATGAAACGCTTTCATTCTGCAGTTAAGTCTGCCTCTTTCCTTACCTACAACTGAGCTTATGTCATCATTACACATCCCTAGAAATGGTTAAATGCAGGTAATTGTATGAGTTCACTGATTCCAATTGTGATTCAGGTGATATTGTACGagagcgtgttgaaaagtaatgccttcgaatgttttatgtgaaaactgctAGAACTTTTCAATTAaaagaacgttattaacattctacatctttattattcatatctacatatttatttctcaacgtagtcaccctggcgacgacacACATGTCTTCCAATGAGAGACCGGTTCGTTGATTCCGTAACTgtataatgtttgacttttttgacggagctacaacctcacctctgcttgtaccgctcTATCACTACCAAAGTTACGTCGTCGAAAGtttcttaagttttggaaacagatcaaaATTGGATAGCGCAGAGTCGGGACTTcatagaggatgatcgatgacagtgaacccaaggcgtcagatcgTTGTAGATGTCTCAGTGCTCTTGTGTGGTCCAGCATTGTCTTGGTGATTGAGACGGTGCTCCATCTGTGAAcgagctcttcgaattcgaaactcgattgcagcacgctgtttcaaACGCACCGCCATGCATGGTGTCCATAATTTAAGCTCCAATATCGAAACGCTGTAGATGTCAAATTTTCGCTGCATATTGAAACGTCACGGAACAAAAAAATTGCGAACATtttttaccaatagatggcactgtaggcATCTTtacgtaaagggggggggggggtggtcggcTATTAATGACAGGTGAATCACAATACGACGACTACTATAGCTGCACACTATATCACACGTACTGTTCACTGTGCATGACTACACTAATTCGGCAGGCTACAGTTATGttgtgttaactggggacctagaaacgacggagaggctccgtccccgccgcagtcgcagtagtccgcaaccccacgacgactaccgcagtccacttcacgcctccgccgcctcacaccgaacccagggttattgtacggttcggtccccggtggacacccccccctccccggggaacgtctcacaccagacgtgtgtaacccctatgtttgcgtggtagagtacgcgtacgtggagaacttgtttgcgcagtaatcgccgatatagcgtaactgaggcgtaataagggggaccaacccgcatttgccgaggcagatggaaaaccgcctaaaaaccatccacagactggccggcacgccggacctcgacacaaatccgcgggaccggcgctccttcctgaccggaaagccgtgcgttagaccgcacggccaaccgggcggggcGGGCTACACTTGTGACACTGTTCAATATGCTGTCTAACACTTTCtcccacaagctgaaatcgagaaacagcattttcCGCAACAGGTCGGAGTGTCTCGGG
This sequence is a window from Schistocerca americana isolate TAMUIC-IGC-003095 chromosome 4, iqSchAmer2.1, whole genome shotgun sequence. Protein-coding genes within it:
- the LOC124613034 gene encoding peptidoglycan-recognition protein SC1a/b-like isoform X2, whose protein sequence is MRISEVVGGQDKHAETALAVEVQQDNGIRRRRPVWVAAVMLAASGIIILVILAGVLYFADFSSICGPDDAVEVSEDVSQAKYSSERHIVPHSSWSLRPQRQGLQLAHPTPYVVVKHTAGGRCFGLSDCTPVLQAIQELHWQKYQQPEISYNFLIDSSGNIYEGRGWNGTNTSSSFVQSCKVEVALIGNYAEHNVTRQMSSALRWLLDEGVRTGMLAAEYRLLAHNQLKKTLSPGRWALMEIADWPHRCRWYCYRGVHCIRPADGDDSSGQ